Sequence from the Megalops cyprinoides isolate fMegCyp1 chromosome 9, fMegCyp1.pri, whole genome shotgun sequence genome:
GCCGAGAAGAGATTGAATTTTGAGAAAAACAATGCTTTCTATTGTCTctataaaaactgaaaaaaacaactgagatGAGTGCGGATGAAGATAGCTTCTCTGTCTTTGGAtcactgttttccattttcctgaCGAAGGCCCAGCTCAGGCTGAAATGGAATTTCAGATTTAACCtgtgtaaaaacataaaacataaaatcaacacaaaaatgtcatttactgCAGACAAGGAATCTTAGCTCAGCATTTTGAGATAGCACAGTTTAAAagtataaacacaaacaggagtTAGCATATGTAGAAGCCATACTTAGTATTACAGGTACTTAGTATTACAGTAATACAGGCTTAGTATTTAAAACTTGCTGTGCAGGCAAAACTCTTCACAGGTGCTTACCtgtatctgtgcatctgtgtctctgtcccctATCCTGACACCCAGCTGTGTGTGGTGGTCTTCACACTGAGGGGGAACCCTTGAGGGGTGCCCATGGCGTCAAAGTTAAAGTCCAGGGTGTCTCCGTCCATGAGGGTGTCGTGCAAGATGGACTCGACGTCGCACTCGAAGCGCTCGATGGACATGTCGTCCAGGTCGCTGGGCAGCTTCTCGGGGTGGTGTGGCTGGGGCAGGCCAGGCCGTCCGTAGCCGTTGCTGTTGGGGGTGCAATAGCTGGGCAGCACTCCCCCAGGGAGGTGGACTGAGGGGCCGAAGGAGACCTGCATGGGAGTCTTCACGGTCGCCAGGCGAGCCAGGCCCACCCCGTGGCTCATGCTGGTCGGGGGGAGCAGGGTGCGCCCGTTCATGGCCACCGACGTCGGCGGGGCCTGGCCGCGCACGCCGTGGGGGTGCGGGTGAGGGTGCGACCCCCCACCGCTCATCATCTTGCCTCCGTGCCCCTGCTGGCCACTGCCGTAGGGGGGCAGCATGTGCCCCCCGCTGGACTGGGACACCACTGTCTCCACAGAGGGCATGAGTTCACTGTGGGGGTCAGCGTCCGAGGTCAGCAGCTCCTTCAGAAGCCCGGCTGGGCAGTTGTACTGGCCCAGAGAGGGGCCAAAGCCTGGCTTGCTCTCCGGGAGGGTCTGCATGGGGATGGGGGACAGGGTGTTCATGCCGGCCTGGCCGTACAGGCACTTGCGGTAGTCCTGCTGGGGTTGAGAGCCCATGCTGGGGGAGCTGTAAGGCGGGTAGCTGGGGCTGGTCTGCATCatggaggaaggggaggacTGGGAGGAGCCGCTGCcggccccccccgcccccacctggGAGTTCTTTGGGGACAGCAAGTTGAGGTTGCCCAGCAGGTTCTCCATGACGTTCTCCGAGCTGTGGTGGCCCAGCGACCCGGTCACCTCTGACAGGCTGGGCAGGGTGGCCGTCATCTTGCCCCCCGAGCCCCCGGGGTAGACCAGGTGCACGTCCCCGTCGCCCAGGTCGTCCTGCTCGGGCATGAAGGGTGAGAGTCGCCCGCTCAGGGTGCTGGCGTTGGAGCTGGTGCGGGGCCGGAAACTGTTCCAGGCTTCAAAGTCATCATTGCTGTGGGAGTTGGGGCTGCCGGGCCACTTTGAGTACTGGGACCCAGGGCTGTCTGCACCGCCCTCCGGCCCTCCTTGAAGGGACACCTGTGGGAAAGAGGTAAATTCAGAGGCTTGTCTCAATATGAGACATATAGAATAACAATGACAGGTGCAGAGCTACTCAACAAGTGTAGAAGGACTGGACATGTAAAGCATGTAGTCATATTGTTGGAAAAGGATAAAATTCTGTAAActaatacacatttttaaggtgagactgaaaaacaacaataatgcaGAAATGCTAATACATCAGAATCATATCCATTGAACCATGGAGGAGATAGCTAAGGAACCGGTGGTGTGACCGTGGAGTGCCTACCTTTTTCTTGGCAGCTCGTCCGCGGCTCTTGGCGAACTTGCTGTTGTTGTCCATGGAAGCAGCACGGCGGCGGGGGGACTTTCCGCTTTTTCCCCCCTCCGGGTTCAGCATCCACCAGGAGCTCTTCCCCGTCCCCTCATTCTGCACCCGAATGAAACGGCTGTGCAGGGACAGGTTGTGCCTGATGGAGTTCTAAGGGATAGAAAGGGAAGGGTGAGGGGGTCAGATAGTTTTCTACCAGGTCATCCCCAAGCTTCAcatcctgggaaaaaaaatcatctctaCACTGCTGCATTTCTTGTCTGTATCCATCCAAACCTGAGGTGATATGAAAGAGCATTCTGAAAACCACTACTGTCGCTTCCATTAATGCCTGTTATTCAgttgcacatgcatgcacggCTATACTTAACAGAGAGTGGCAGCAAATGAATGCTCCCACCAGGGCTCAGCCCACACTTAAGATTAAATTGGACTAATTGCATTAATCTATGTATATGCATCCAGAGAGCGGTGCTGCAGCCTTCTAACTGAGTCTACCTCAAGAGCTGTGCTCAAAGGCAGATGTGGTCCCATACAAGCCCACAGATAGGAAGATGGATTTGGAGATTGTCATGTAATTCTACAGATGGCTTGCTGCTCACAGTTGAGAATATCTACATCCACTCAGATGCATGTATCTGTAGGAAATGTATTGTAGAGTACTAAGGACATACATTTTATGACTTGATGAGTGCAGTTTTAAGAATCATACTCCAAAGAATcaaatttttgtcattatattacattacacttttagcatttagcagacgctcctatccagagcgacttacaatggttacatttttttttacatgttactcatttatacagttggatattttctgaggcaattctg
This genomic interval carries:
- the foxo1a gene encoding forkhead box protein O1-A, whose product is MAEAAQQQLVEIDPDFEPLSRPRSCTWPLPRPEFINPANSNTSSPAPSVKQEPSGNADFINNLSLLEETEDYPEQKPLVLCNDFQCQESCIHQQTQQHQQQQQHQSPQLPHQQQVPLLSSPVGSASSVAAAAAQRKSSSSRRNAWGNMSYADLITKAIESSPEKRLTLSQIYDWMVKSVPYFKDKGDSNSSAGWKNSIRHNLSLHSRFIRVQNEGTGKSSWWMLNPEGGKSGKSPRRRAASMDNNSKFAKSRGRAAKKKVSLQGGPEGGADSPGSQYSKWPGSPNSHSNDDFEAWNSFRPRTSSNASTLSGRLSPFMPEQDDLGDGDVHLVYPGGSGGKMTATLPSLSEVTGSLGHHSSENVMENLLGNLNLLSPKNSQVGAGGAGSGSSQSSPSSMMQTSPSYPPYSSPSMGSQPQQDYRKCLYGQAGMNTLSPIPMQTLPESKPGFGPSLGQYNCPAGLLKELLTSDADPHSELMPSVETVVSQSSGGHMLPPYGSGQQGHGGKMMSGGGSHPHPHPHGVRGQAPPTSVAMNGRTLLPPTSMSHGVGLARLATVKTPMQVSFGPSVHLPGGVLPSYCTPNSNGYGRPGLPQPHHPEKLPSDLDDMSIERFECDVESILHDTLMDGDTLDFNFDAMGTPQGFPLSVKTTTHSWVSG